ATGGCGGGATTCAGGATGGGCGCGGCCTGGATGCCCATGTCCACGTAGCCGTCATAGACGCCGTCCTTGATGTCCTCCAGAAAGTGGCGGATGACGGGCGTGGGAATCACGTAGCCCGTGTTGTTGGCGTTGTTCAGGCCCTGGAAGGCTACGCCGATGACTTTGTCCCCCATCAGGGCGGGGCCCCCGCTGTTGCCCGGATTGATGGCGGCGTCCACCTGGATGGTCAGGTGTTCCGTGTTGCGGGGGTGGGCATATGTGGTGAAGTCGATGCGGGAGACTACGCCGCGCGTGACGGAAAGCCTGTTGCCGCCGATGGGGTAGCCGATCACCCTCACCTCGTCTTCCAGGTGGGGCAGGTTCTTGCTGAATTCAAAAGGCCGGATGCCCTTGAAGGGCTTGGGGTCGTCCGCTTCCAGCAGGGCCAGGTCCGCATCATGGGCGATGAATTTGACCCTGGCGGGAATTTTGCGGGAATCCCCGTACATGGAGATGTAAATGCGTTCCGCGTTGCTGACCACATGGGCGTTCGTCATGAAGGCGTTTTCCCCGATCAGGAAGCCGGTGCCGATGCCGCCCTGGTAGCGGCCCGTATCCCATGGAGTGGCGTAGTCCGGCGTCAGGGAATCCACTTCGATCTTCACGACTCCCTTGTATTGGTCATTGATGGAAACGACGGGGCCGGACATGACCTTGTCCACCCCGAAGTCTGAAATGGAAACGGCCGGTTCATCCGCGTAGGAAAAAGCGGCGGCGGCCAGGACTGCACACAGTCCTTGGAGGCAGGTATGGAAGTGCATGGTGGTCTGTAGTGAAGAGGTAATGTTGTGAAAGTAAGTTGGTTATAGATTGCTTTTCCGGCTTTGGGTTGCCAGGCTTTCCTGGAAGGAGTTGACTTCCTCCAGCAAGGAAGAAAAACGTTCCGTCACCTCGTCGTCTACCTGGCTGCGGCGGATGTCCAGCGCGGCTACCGTCTGGCGCGTCTGTTCCACGCACAGGGCCATGCGGGCGGCCATGGTGCAGTAGTCCGCATCGTTTTCCTTCTCCTGGAGCAGGCAGGAGAGAATGCGCGGGGTGATGTAGCGGATGCAGTAAAAAATCTGGTTCAGGGGTTCCGGCGGTTCCGTCCGGTTCCTCTGGGATTTGTTGATCTCCCGGCTGAACTGGCGCTGGCACAGGTCCGTCAGCTCCATGACCTGCTGGAAGAGGGGGTGGAACATGCAGGACTGCACCTCCTGGGCCTCCTGTTCGTTGAGGATGTCAAAGAGGCTGAGCATGCCGGTGCTTTTGCAGGAACACGGAGTGCCCGTTTCCTCCGACTGGGCGATGTTGTCAAGCACGTCGTCCCAGCCCATCACAAAGGCCAGGCGGATGTCTCCGGTGGGGTTCAGCCTGTATTTCTGGAACACTTCCTGGTAGGCGATGGCGATGGCTTCCGCCTCCCGCAGGCGCTTGTCCCAGTGGTGGTCGGGCAGGTTGCCGTCTTCCTGGGTATTGGCATAGGTTTTGGACCATTCCTTCACCTGGGTGCGCAGCATCTGCTGGTTCGCCATGATCTGAACCTGTTCCTCGCAGGAATCCATGATCCATTCGGGGAGGGAGACCTTGATGGAAAAGGCCGTGCTTTCCAGCAGCACCATGTCGTGGTGGCTGGTGAACCATTCCAGGTACAGGGAGTTTTCCATGGTTTTCTTCCCCTTGACGGGCATGCGGCGGCTGGCCGTCATGTCCCCCGCCACGCCCCGGATGTTTTCCGGGAGCTGGGTAAGTTCCGCAGGGAGCATCCGGGGGGAGGGGTTCCTGAAATCGACCAGGCATCCGGCCAGATCCTGGAGGCAGTCCCCCTGCAGGGTGATATTCACCGGATGGGGCATCCCCATAAGCTGCAGCGCAAGCTTGACGGTTCCGCGTTCACGGTTGTCCAGCGTGCCGTAGTGGACGTAGTCTGTAATTCTGAAAATCATATGGGGAGGTGGGGGATAGAGGGGGGTAGGGAGAGGTCAATGTTGAATCAGCAGGAGGCTGTTACCTGGGGCAGTTCCGCATTTTTCTTTTCCACGGCATCCATGTTGACAAGCAGTTCTGCAATGGAATCCCAGCGGCCCCGGCTCAGGGCTTCACGGGCTTCCGCCGGCATCCGGATGGGGAAGGAACCTTCCTTCCAGGAGGCTGTCATGTTCAGGAGGTCGATCGTCACTTCCGTTTCCGGATGATCGGAAATGTACCGGGTCAGTGCGGCAATGTCATCCGCGGACGCGCACACGCAAGGGAGGCCGATGCCGGTGCTGTTGCCGAAGAAGATTTCCGCAAAGGATTCCGCGATGACGGCTTTGATGCCGGAGCGTTTGATGGTTTGCGGAGCGTGTTCGCGGGAGGAACCGCAGCCGAAGTTGGAGCCGCCCAGGATGATGGAAGCCCCCTTGAAGCGGGGATCGTCCACCGGATGGGATTTGGACTGTCCGTTTTCGTCAAAGCGTTCGTCCCAGAACATGACTCCCGCCAGCTCGTCAAACGTGATGCATTTGAGGAAGCGGGAGGGGATGATGCGGTCCGTGTCCATGTCCGGTCCGGGAACGGGAACGCAGGTGCCGGTGATGGAGGTGAATTTGGTCAGAGACATAAAGGAAAAAGTTGGAAAGTTAATTCAGGGAAAACACGTCGCGCGCGTCGGAGACCTTCCCGGTCAGGGCGGCGGCGGCCACCATGGCGGGGCTCATCAGCAGGGTGCGCCCGGTGGGGCTTCCCTGGCGGCCCTTGAAGTTCCGGTTGGAGGAACTGGCGCAGAGCTGGTCCCCCTGGAGCTTGTCCGGATTCATGGCCAGGCACATGGAGCAGCCCGCCAGGCGCCATTCAAAGCCGGCTTCACGGAAAATGTCCGCGATGCCTTCCTCTTCACACTGCCTGGCAGTCATCTGGGAGCCGGGAACGGCCAGGGCCCGGATGCCGGGAGCCACATGGCGCCCCTTGATAAGGGCGGCTACTTCCCGGAAATCCGAGATGCGGCCATTGGTGCAGGAGCCTACGAAGCACACCTGCACCGGCAGTCCCTTGAGGGGCATGTCCGCGGGGAATTTCATGTATTCCAGCGCCTCATTGATCATCTTCCGTTCGTCGTCGTTCCTGGCGGAGGAGGGGTTGGGCGTGCTGCCGCTGATGCCCGTGTTCTGGTCCGGGGAAATGCCCCATGTCAGCGTCGGTTCAATGGCGGCTCCGTCAATCTCCACGATCTCGTCGTACTCTGCGTCCGCATCGGAAGCGAAGCTCAACCAGCGTTCCACGGCCTTGTCCCAGTCCGCGTCGGTGGGGGCGAACAGACGGCCCTTGATGTATTCCACCGTGGTCTGGTCGGGGTTCACGTAGCCGCAGCGGGCCGCGCCTTCAATGGACATGTTGCAGAGGGTCATGCGTTCGTCCATGCTCATGGCGTCTATTACGTTGCCGCCGTATTCATAGGCGAAGCCCAGGCCGCCCTTGGCGCCCAGAAGGCCGATGATGTGCAGGGCCACATCCTTGGCGCGCACGCCGGGGGCCAGTTTCCCGTTCACGTTGATGCGGCGCACCTTGAGCGGGCTGAGGGCCATGGTCTGCGTAGCCAGCACGTCGCGCACCTGCGTGGTGCCGATGCCCATGGCAATGGAGCCGAACGCGCCGTGCGTAGCCGTGTGGGAGTCCCCGCACACGATGGTCATGCCCGGCTGGGTGATGCCGAGTTCCGGGCCTACCATGTGCACGATGCCCTGGAGGCCGGTGGGGAGGTCGAAAAAGCGGATGCCGTTTTCCGCGCAGTTCCGGCGCAGTTCCTTGATCATGGCGTCAGCCGTAGCGTCCGCGAACGGTTCCGCCTGGTTGTCCGTGGGGATGATGTGGTCCACGGTGGCAAAGGTGCGTTCCGGGTGACGCACGGTTAGGCCCAGGTCCCGGACCATTCCGAAAGCCTGCGGAGAGGTGACTTCATGCAGCAGATGTGTAGCGATGAACATTTGCGTTCTTCCGTCCGGCAGGATGCCGACGGAATGAGCGTCCCAGATTTTTTGGAAAAGTGTTTTCCCCATAACTGGTATAAGCATCCGTCCGTTCGGGAACCGCGTCAAGATGCAAGGACGTATTGCTGACACGGTCTGTGTCTTACAGGAAGTGTTTTTTTGAACATTTCCCCTGCATTCATGGTCTGAAATGGCCGCTTCCCAGCCTTTGGCGCATTTCCGTCTTCAAGGGAAGAAGGATTTTTCATGCTCCCCGGCACACTCTGCACCTTTTGAATTCCGGTGGAATTTTTCCTTCCACAGTGTTGCAAAAGCGTTTCCGAACCGGTCCAGCAGGTCGTCCTTCTGCCCGGATTCCGGCATTTCCTGTTCCAGGCAGGTCATCTGCACGCCCTGGATGCCGCACGGAGTGATTGCCTGGAAGGGGGGCAGGGATTCGCGGGTCACGTTGAAGGCGAAGCCGTGCATGGCGATCCATTTTTTCACCCCTACGCCGATGGAGGCTATTTTGCGGTCCTCCACCCATACGCCCACCAAACCTTCCCGGATGCGGGCCTGTACGCCGAATTTGGCGCAAGCTTCAATCAAGGCGTTTTCCAGGGCGGTGACGTAGTTGTGCAGGTCCCTGCCGCAGCGGTTCAAATCCGTGATGGGGTACCCTACGAGCTGGCCGGGGCCGTGGTAGGTGGCCTGCCCGCCACGGTTGATTTCATGAACGGGGAAGGGGAGCGCGGAACCGGGGTGCAGGCTGGCGTGGTCGCGCGTGCGCCCGATGGTATAAACCCCGGCATGTTCCAGCAGAAGCAGGTCATCTTCCCGTTCCGGGTCTTCCTGATGGGCCCGGACCAGTTGTTCCTGAAGTTCCAGGGTTTCCTGATAGTCTGCCAGGCCGGGAATGCGGATGATGTTCATGCTGCGGAGGGGCAACCCCCGGTAAGTGCGGGGCTTAACGCGTTCTGCGCACCTGCTGGCCCAGAGCGGTGCGGTACTGGCGCACGGCGGCGGCCAGGGAGGAGGCCATGAAGTTCTGGTAGCGCTCCGTGGAGATGAGCAGAGCTTCCTGCGGGTTGGACATGAATCCGCCTTCCACCAGAATGGCTGGGTGCTTGATGGTGCACAGCACGGAATAGCGGGCGCGCTTGATGCCCCGGTCAACCATGGAGATGCCTTCCTTGATGGCGAGCGGCCCTTTCAGCATGTGCCCCTGCACGGCTGTAGCCAGGGCGATGTTCATGCTGTCCTGGGAGTTGCCCTGGAGGGCGTCCTGGCGGATGTTGCGGGACATGGAGGAGGAAGTGCCCGCAGGGGCCAGCGTGAAGGTTTCCACCCCGCGGGCGGAGGGGCCGCCGTCATTGAAGTGGATGCTGATGAAGATGGCGTTGCTGTGCCTGTTGGCGATGCGGACGCGGTCCTGGAGGGTAATGAAGTTGTCCGTGTCACGGGTCATCACCACCTGGTAGCCCATGCCCTTGAGACGGTCCCGCAGTTTTTTGGCGACGGAGAGGTTGATGTCCGCCTCCCTGCTGATGCGGTTGCGCGTGCCGCTGTCATGGCCGCCGTGGCCGGGGTCAATGACTACCGTATTGAAGCTGCGGCGGTTGGCGATGTAAGTGGGGCGCAGGACCGGGTCAATGATTTTGTGCAGGTCCATGTTGGAGACCATCAGCCCCTTGGACGGATGGTCCGCCACGGGATAGGAAAGCACGAACTTCATGTTGTTCATGAACATGTCCTGGCTGTGCGCCTGCATGCGTATCTGGATCTTTTCCGGCACTTCGTAAACTTTCTGCCGTCCTTCCGTGCGTTCCCGTGTCAGTTTGTAATGGGTGCGCACCTCGGACATCGGAATGTACTGCACGCCGTTGATGGTTTCCGGGTTCCATCCGAAGGCCGTGGACAGCGTCAGCAGAAACATGCCCAAAACGCCGAGCACGGCTGCAAATGATGTGCGAGAGGTCGGATACATAGGACGATATCGCGTCCAGACTAACGGATTTTTCATGACGCACAAGAGAAAAGTTTCCGTGAAAGATTCTTTTGCGCCTGCCTCCGGAAAGGGAAAAGGCGGCTCCCGGAAGGGGGAGCCGCCTTGAATGAGTGGGAACAGGGAAGGAGCCGGATTATTTGGCCGCCTTCTCGTCCATCTTGGCCTTGACCAGTTCTTCGATTTCCTTGTACAGGTCAGGGTTGGACTTGAGGGCTTCCTTCGCGGCGTCCCTGCCCTGGGCGATCTGGCTGCCGTTATAGCTGATCCAGGAGCCGCGCTTCTGGATGATGTCATACTCCATCGCCAGGTCCAGCAGGCTTCCCACGGAGGAGATGCCTTCATTGTACATGATGTCGAACTCGCATTCCGTGAAGGGGGGCGCCACCTTGTTCTTGACCACCTTGATCTTGGTGCGGTTTCCGGCTACGGAGCCGTCGCTGGCCTTGATCTGGCCGATGCGGCGGATGTCCACGCGCACGGAAGCGTAGAATTTCAGGGCGCGTCCGCCGGGAGTGGTTTCCGGGTTGCCGAACATGACGCCGATTTTTTCACGGATCTGGTTGGTGAAGACGCAGACGGTGCGGGCCTTGGAGATGAAGCTGGTGAGCTTGCGGAGGGCGGCGGACATCAGGCGCGCCTGGGCGCCCACCGTGGAGTCTCCTATTTCGCCTTCCAGCTCCTGCTTGGTGACCAGCGCGGCCACGGAGTCCACCACGATGACGTCAAT
This portion of the Akkermansia massiliensis genome encodes:
- the leuD gene encoding 3-isopropylmalate dehydratase small subunit; the protein is MSLTKFTSITGTCVPVPGPDMDTDRIIPSRFLKCITFDELAGVMFWDERFDENGQSKSHPVDDPRFKGASIILGGSNFGCGSSREHAPQTIKRSGIKAVIAESFAEIFFGNSTGIGLPCVCASADDIAALTRYISDHPETEVTIDLLNMTASWKEGSFPIRMPAEAREALSRGRWDSIAELLVNMDAVEKKNAELPQVTASC
- a CDS encoding S1C family serine protease is translated as MHFHTCLQGLCAVLAAAAFSYADEPAVSISDFGVDKVMSGPVVSINDQYKGVVKIEVDSLTPDYATPWDTGRYQGGIGTGFLIGENAFMTNAHVVSNAERIYISMYGDSRKIPARVKFIAHDADLALLEADDPKPFKGIRPFEFSKNLPHLEDEVRVIGYPIGGNRLSVTRGVVSRIDFTTYAHPRNTEHLTIQVDAAINPGNSGGPALMGDKVIGVAFQGLNNANNTGYVIPTPVIRHFLEDIKDGVYDGYVDMGIQAAPILNPAMRKAFGLPDDEKGVLIGKVLKGSSADGVLRNGDLLMKVDGYDVDSSAMIELDGQKISMKELIERCFKDDRLPLDIIRDGKPMKVEMVMKPSLSKDLLMAEYDKMPRYIVFGGLVFQPIQRNVLAAADISMLDVALDIRDYQEDGGCVDHEDMVIITKVLDDEVNARLSGSISNAIVEKINGVKVKGLTHAYELLYPKNMPEYVIIELKNGERPLIFEGKAMEAANKRISKTYNIPKNARLDSAIPGRQPDRNTNPAR
- the lipB gene encoding lipoyl(octanoyl) transferase LipB; its protein translation is MNIIRIPGLADYQETLELQEQLVRAHQEDPEREDDLLLLEHAGVYTIGRTRDHASLHPGSALPFPVHEINRGGQATYHGPGQLVGYPITDLNRCGRDLHNYVTALENALIEACAKFGVQARIREGLVGVWVEDRKIASIGVGVKKWIAMHGFAFNVTRESLPPFQAITPCGIQGVQMTCLEQEMPESGQKDDLLDRFGNAFATLWKEKFHRNSKGAECAGEHEKSFFP
- the leuC gene encoding 3-isopropylmalate dehydratase large subunit, translating into MGKTLFQKIWDAHSVGILPDGRTQMFIATHLLHEVTSPQAFGMVRDLGLTVRHPERTFATVDHIIPTDNQAEPFADATADAMIKELRRNCAENGIRFFDLPTGLQGIVHMVGPELGITQPGMTIVCGDSHTATHGAFGSIAMGIGTTQVRDVLATQTMALSPLKVRRINVNGKLAPGVRAKDVALHIIGLLGAKGGLGFAYEYGGNVIDAMSMDERMTLCNMSIEGAARCGYVNPDQTTVEYIKGRLFAPTDADWDKAVERWLSFASDADAEYDEIVEIDGAAIEPTLTWGISPDQNTGISGSTPNPSSARNDDERKMINEALEYMKFPADMPLKGLPVQVCFVGSCTNGRISDFREVAALIKGRHVAPGIRALAVPGSQMTARQCEEEGIADIFREAGFEWRLAGCSMCLAMNPDKLQGDQLCASSSNRNFKGRQGSPTGRTLLMSPAMVAAAALTGKVSDARDVFSLN
- a CDS encoding N-acetylmuramoyl-L-alanine amidase family protein gives rise to the protein MYPTSRTSFAAVLGVLGMFLLTLSTAFGWNPETINGVQYIPMSEVRTHYKLTRERTEGRQKVYEVPEKIQIRMQAHSQDMFMNNMKFVLSYPVADHPSKGLMVSNMDLHKIIDPVLRPTYIANRRSFNTVVIDPGHGGHDSGTRNRISREADINLSVAKKLRDRLKGMGYQVVMTRDTDNFITLQDRVRIANRHSNAIFISIHFNDGGPSARGVETFTLAPAGTSSSMSRNIRQDALQGNSQDSMNIALATAVQGHMLKGPLAIKEGISMVDRGIKRARYSVLCTIKHPAILVEGGFMSNPQEALLISTERYQNFMASSLAAAVRQYRTALGQQVRRTR
- the recA gene encoding recombinase RecA; its protein translation is MSNETPLSPEAEKLAAARKRNLDLALSQIQKDFGENAIMRLGDNVKMEVDVIPTGNLLIDRALGVGGFARGRIVEIYGPESSGKTTLTLTAIAQAQKAGGLAAFIDVEHALDPQYAARLGVNLDDLLVSQPSSGEEALQICEALVRSNSIDVIVVDSVAALVTKQELEGEIGDSTVGAQARLMSAALRKLTSFISKARTVCVFTNQIREKIGVMFGNPETTPGGRALKFYASVRVDIRRIGQIKASDGSVAGNRTKIKVVKNKVAPPFTECEFDIMYNEGISSVGSLLDLAMEYDIIQKRGSWISYNGSQIAQGRDAAKEALKSNPDLYKEIEELVKAKMDEKAAK